TCGACGTCGAGCGGCGGCCCGAGGCCGCCGCCCGGATCGCCGCGCTCGGCGGCCAGCGCCGGTGGCGCTTCATCCAGGGGACGAGCGACGAGGCGGTCCGGGAGGTCTCCCGCCTCGAACCGATCGACATCCTGATGATCGACGGCCTCCACAGCTACAACCAGTGCCGCCGGGACTACCTCAACTACGCCCCACTCGTCCGCCCCGGCGGCTACGTCCTCTTCCACGACTCGAGCGCCATCGAGGGGGTGCGGAAGTTCACCGAAGAGCTGAGGGAGCGCGGTCTGGAGGGGGTGAATCTCGACTACTGCAACGGCCTGTTCGTGCTGCACAAGCGCGACTCGACCGTGTGGTGAGCGGCCCATGAGGCTCGGTCTGGTCCTCCATCGGGAATTCCACGAGCAGGGGCGGTGGGTGAGTGCGCTCACGCCGCGTCTGATCGA
The sequence above is drawn from the Acidobacteriota bacterium genome and encodes:
- a CDS encoding class I SAM-dependent methyltransferase, giving the protein MSGAVSGLRRALGAAWRRARRRGADPDAEIQLVPAKMPEFRPPDLAPLAGTRSGMAGHILFLVNLTVQIRARHVVEIGLGGANSACAFLIGLAETGGVLTSIDVERRPEAAARIAALGGQRRWRFIQGTSDEAVREVSRLEPIDILMIDGLHSYNQCRRDYLNYAPLVRPGGYVLFHDSSAIEGVRKFTEELRERGLEGVNLDYCNGLFVLHKRDSTVW